The Euphorbia lathyris chromosome 2, ddEupLath1.1, whole genome shotgun sequence genome includes a window with the following:
- the LOC136220089 gene encoding uncharacterized protein, translating into MDDIASRGSDVEIDLENGNAISVDGNEISVENPSGDAVSGLKVQAKELFAKISSVFVDDSRRIEGVNSCHDSPNSNAGEENSVKKVVKEKRKKTNNNKKSPKPPRPPRGPSTLGPADQKLIKEITEIAMLKRARVERMKNLKKMKGAKASSSSNSNLFAMVFTVLFFLVILIQGMSSSRVTSVNVTGSLASAETPESGLIAVQYGGNPSTGDPNEPNFGSLNYVKSTAGFDSPVNLRTAAR; encoded by the exons ATGGATGATATAGCTTCAAGAGGTAGCGACGTTGAGATCGATCTCGAAAATGGGAATGCAATTAGTGTTGATGGGAATGAAATTAGTGTTGAGAATCCAAGCGGAGACGCTGTTTCGGGTTTGAAGGTACAAGCGAAAGAGTTGTTTGCTAAGATTTCTAGTGTCTTCGTTGATGATTCAAGGAGGATTGAGGGGGTAAATTCGTGTCATGATTCGCCAAACTCGAATGCTGGGGAAGAGAATAGTGTGAAGAAAGTTGTTAAGGAGAAGCGTAAAAAGACGAACAATAATAAGAAGTCTCCTAAACCTCCTAGACCTCCGAGAGGTCCATCGACATTGGGTCCTGCTGATCAAAAGCTTATCAAGGAGATCACTGAAATCGCAATGCTGAAACGTGCAAGGGTTGAGCGGATGAAAAACTTGAAGAAAATGAAAGGAGCGAAAGCATCGTCATCATCGAATAGCAATTTGTTTGCTATGGTGTTCACAGTTCTCTTCTTTCTAGTGATACTCATCCAAG GAATGTCATCATCGAGAGTTACGTCTGTAAACGTAACGGGATCTCTTGCATCAGCAGAAACACCAGAAAGCGGTTTAATTGCTGTTCAATATGGTGGGAATCCATCTACGGGTGATCCGAATGAGCCCAATTTCGGTTCTCTCAA TTATGTAAAGTCAACTGCTGGTTTTGATTCTCCGGTAAACCTGAGAACAGCTGCTCGATAA
- the LOC136217532 gene encoding cell wall / vacuolar inhibitor of fructosidase 1-like, with protein MANLSISPSPVLLLLLHVLPFLIPTESADLINKTCKKTPDYNLCVSTLQANSQSSNTSVEGLASMMANVTLSNATNILNYTQELINHNADTELEGRLAYCAEVYISLEQDILPQAISALANGEFGFAKYGISEAGDEVHECEKKIPESFKPPLNDMNRIMQNLCDVCVAIINILLKG; from the coding sequence ATGGCTAATCTTTCAATATCTCCATCCccggttcttcttcttcttcttcatgttcttccctttctaaTACCAACCGAAAGTGCTGATTTGATAAACAAAACTTGCAAGAAGACGCCCGATTACAATCTCTGCGTCTCGACCCTGCAAGCTAACTCTCAAAGCTCGAACACGAGCGTCGAAGGTCTAGCGTCTATGATGGCTAATGTGACGCTTTCTAATGCAACCAATATACTAAACTACACACAAGAGCTTATCAACCATAATGCGGACACGGAGCTTGAAGGGCGTTTGGCCTACTGCGCGGAAGTGTACATCTCACTGGAGCAAGACATTCTTCCCCAAGCTATTAGTGCATTGGCGAACGGTGAATTTGGGTTTGCTAAGTATGGAATTTCGGAGGCGGGAGATGAGGTGCACGAGTGCGAAAAGAAAATACCGGAATCGTTTAAGCCGCCGTTGAATGATATGAATAGAATCATGCAGAATCTTTGTGATGTTTGTGTAGCTATCATTAATATATTgctcaaaggttga
- the LOC136217042 gene encoding pectinesterase inhibitor-like gives MRISTPILTIYILLLSNLSSETHSSDLISEICKKTPFYDLCMNSLNPLNPTEDIKAVASTMANLVLSNATDTLSFIQQLIKSGPDPELQKPLANCAELYIPVVRYNLPQAIGAFTRGKFGFASYLLSDARKQSQDCEKNFSGSNLSPLTQRNKLISNLCDVAVAILKLLQKG, from the coding sequence ATGAGAATTTCAACACCGATTCTCACAATTTACATTCTCCTCCTCTCAAATCTCTCATCGGAAACACACTCCTCCGATCTCATATCCGAAATTTGCAAAAAAACGCCGTTCTACGATCTCTGTATGAACTCACTCAATCCATTAAATCCGACGGAAGACATCAAAGCAGTAGCATCAACAATGGCGAATCTCGTCCTCTCTAATGCGACAGATACTCTGAGTTTCATTCAACAGTTAATTAAGTCCGGTCCCGACCCGGAGCTTCAAAAACCGTTGGCGAATTGCGCCGAATTGTATATTCCGGTTGTTCGGTACAATCTTCCTCAGGCCATCGGAGCTTTCACTCGAGGTAAATTTGGATTCGCTAGCTATTTACTTTCCGATGCTCGGAAACAATCGCAGGATTGTGAGAAGAACTTTTCCGGTTCGAATTTGTCGCCATTAACGCAGAGGAATAAGCTTATTAGTAATCTCTGTGATGTCGCCGTCGCGATTCTCAAGTTACTGCAAAAGGgttga